A single genomic interval of Spirosoma taeanense harbors:
- a CDS encoding site-2 protease family protein: MSQRTKTYLLHGGLFLLTLVTTTMAGAEWMFGRLFIPLPGMTTLGWPEFVAGLQFSLPFLAILTVHEFGHYFTAKANRVRVTLPYYIPLWLGIGQSIGTLGAFIRIQDYINSRRKYFDIGIAGPLAGFVLALVVLWYGFTHLPDPSFIFTIHPDYAKYGLDYGKYVYNNLPEGAAVGLGDNLLFNFFKTYVADPARVPHPNEMVHYPYLMAGYLALFFTSLNLIPIGQLDGGHILYALIGRERFGWVAPALFIVFAFYSGLGLFKPAIFAELSDDKFYTELGWFALYIGFLYLAFMRISENRMTSLLITLSIVVTQLIFSWLRPDWEGYSGFLVFVFVLGRFLGIYHPETELEEPLDTKRLVLGWLALLIFVLCFSPKPFLVS, encoded by the coding sequence ATGAGTCAACGTACGAAAACCTACCTCCTTCACGGAGGTCTTTTTTTGCTCACGCTCGTCACAACCACCATGGCCGGGGCCGAGTGGATGTTCGGGCGGCTGTTTATTCCGCTGCCAGGAATGACAACGCTCGGCTGGCCGGAGTTTGTGGCCGGGCTGCAATTTTCACTTCCGTTTCTGGCTATCCTGACGGTGCACGAGTTCGGGCATTATTTCACGGCGAAGGCCAACCGGGTGCGCGTAACGCTGCCTTACTACATTCCGCTCTGGCTTGGCATTGGCCAAAGCATCGGAACGCTGGGGGCGTTTATTCGCATTCAGGATTACATTAACAGCCGCCGGAAGTATTTCGATATTGGCATTGCCGGGCCACTGGCCGGGTTTGTGCTGGCGCTGGTAGTGCTGTGGTATGGATTCACGCACCTGCCCGACCCGTCGTTTATCTTCACCATCCATCCGGATTATGCAAAGTATGGTCTGGATTACGGTAAGTATGTGTACAATAACCTGCCGGAAGGCGCAGCCGTGGGGCTGGGCGACAATCTGCTGTTCAACTTCTTCAAAACATACGTAGCCGACCCGGCGCGAGTGCCGCATCCCAACGAGATGGTGCATTACCCGTACCTGATGGCGGGTTATCTCGCGCTGTTTTTTACCTCACTCAACCTGATTCCTATTGGCCAGCTGGACGGCGGACACATTCTGTATGCGCTCATCGGTCGGGAGCGATTCGGGTGGGTAGCACCCGCCCTGTTTATTGTTTTTGCGTTTTATTCCGGGCTGGGCTTATTCAAACCCGCCATTTTTGCTGAGCTGTCCGACGATAAATTCTACACCGAGCTGGGCTGGTTCGCGCTGTACATCGGATTTCTGTATCTGGCGTTCATGCGCATCAGCGAGAACCGCATGACATCCCTGCTGATTACGTTAAGCATCGTGGTTACCCAACTGATTTTCTCCTGGCTGCGGCCGGACTGGGAAGGCTATTCTGGGTTTCTGGTTTTCGTGTTCGTGCTGGGGCGATTCCTGGGAATCTATCACCCCGAAACTGAACTGGAGGAACCACTGGATACCAAACGGCTGGTGCTGGGCTGGCTGGCCTTGCTGATTTTTGTGCTGTGCTTCAGTCCCAAACCGTTTCTGGTTTCATGA
- a CDS encoding M1 family metallopeptidase produces MACSRQSVPNGSLPVETGVSQTLAKVRAQTIRQLTYALHFDIPDQKTQPIPATETLTFDWQKNRASLQLDFKEERTHLQNVSVNGLDIPVAFESEHILISPAFLKPGRNSISIRFTAGNLSLNRNDDYLYTLLVPDRARTVFPCFDQPDLKASFQLSLTVPAGWQAMTNAPLRDSSATGERKALTFLPSSVMPTYLFSFVAGKFTPVQRTVAKRSMTLLHRETDATKIRLSLDTIFHLHANALQFLEDYTQIPYPFQKFDFAAIPDFQYGGMEHVGAIDYRLSSLFLDAGATRDQKLSRATLIAHETAHMWFGDLVTMRWFNDVWLKEVFANFMADKITETSIPDANYDLQFVTDHFPAAYAVDRTEGTNPIGQPLGNLQEAGTLYGGIIYHKAPIMMRQLERLMGKPALRDGLREYLKKYAFGNATWTDLITILDARTPVDLNAWNQVWVSETGRPKFTYKLETANGKISQFVVSQTGEDGSNRIWPQSFEVMLIYPDHTEELTVPMNQSQVALAEAVGKPAPSFVVFNSSGQGYGLFPVDLAMIPKVGTLSNPVTRAAAYINLYENMLAGSVIRPAQLAEHYRTLLSRETEELNLRLLTGQLSDIVWNFTRPEDRPALATAVEQDAWQAMEHVTVAGRKKLLFRLYQNIAFSPPAQERLYAIWSEQKAPEGVTLTEDDYTALALALAVRDYPADNILQRQLGRIKNPDRKKRLDIMMPALSTNVSERDAFFASLAMEANRDHEAWVTAALGYLHHPLRAETSAKYLPKSLELLEEIQRTGDIFFPESWLRSTLSAYQTPATTQLVRQFLANRPGYNPRLRAKLLQAADGPFRASRLLYETR; encoded by the coding sequence ATGGCCTGCAGTCGCCAATCGGTTCCCAATGGTTCATTGCCCGTCGAAACGGGCGTGTCACAAACGCTGGCCAAGGTCCGGGCGCAGACTATCCGCCAATTGACTTATGCGCTGCATTTCGATATTCCAGATCAGAAAACCCAGCCCATTCCGGCCACGGAAACCCTTACGTTCGACTGGCAAAAAAACAGGGCTTCGTTACAGCTCGATTTTAAGGAAGAACGTACTCATTTGCAGAATGTTTCAGTCAACGGTCTGGATATTCCGGTTGCATTTGAAAGCGAACATATCCTGATTTCTCCTGCTTTTCTGAAGCCCGGACGTAATTCAATTAGCATCCGGTTCACGGCTGGGAATCTATCGCTGAACCGCAACGATGACTACCTGTATACGTTGCTGGTGCCCGACCGCGCCCGCACGGTCTTTCCATGCTTCGATCAACCCGATTTAAAGGCGTCGTTTCAACTGTCGCTGACGGTCCCGGCCGGTTGGCAGGCCATGACCAACGCTCCTCTGCGTGACTCATCGGCAACCGGCGAGCGGAAAGCCCTGACGTTTCTGCCATCCAGCGTTATGCCTACATATCTCTTCTCGTTTGTGGCGGGCAAATTCACGCCGGTTCAGCGAACAGTGGCGAAGCGGTCCATGACGCTGCTTCACCGCGAAACCGACGCGACCAAAATCCGGCTGAGTCTGGATACGATTTTCCATCTACACGCCAACGCTTTACAATTTCTGGAAGACTACACGCAGATTCCCTATCCCTTTCAGAAATTCGATTTCGCGGCCATTCCTGATTTTCAGTACGGCGGCATGGAGCACGTTGGCGCCATTGATTACCGGCTGTCGAGTCTGTTTCTGGATGCTGGTGCCACCCGCGATCAGAAGCTTTCCCGCGCCACGCTGATCGCCCACGAAACGGCCCATATGTGGTTTGGCGACCTGGTTACGATGCGCTGGTTCAACGATGTCTGGCTGAAGGAAGTTTTCGCCAATTTCATGGCCGACAAGATTACCGAAACCTCTATACCCGACGCCAATTACGATCTTCAGTTCGTCACGGACCATTTCCCGGCTGCCTACGCCGTCGACCGGACCGAGGGCACCAACCCCATTGGCCAGCCGCTGGGAAATTTGCAGGAAGCCGGAACGCTTTACGGGGGTATTATCTACCACAAAGCCCCGATCATGATGCGGCAGTTGGAGCGACTCATGGGAAAACCCGCCCTCCGCGACGGACTGCGCGAGTATCTGAAAAAATACGCCTTTGGCAATGCGACCTGGACCGATCTGATTACTATTCTGGACGCCCGCACGCCGGTTGATCTAAACGCCTGGAACCAGGTCTGGGTAAGCGAAACAGGACGACCCAAATTCACCTATAAGCTCGAAACGGCCAACGGAAAAATTAGTCAGTTTGTCGTTTCGCAGACAGGCGAAGACGGCTCCAACCGAATCTGGCCACAGTCCTTTGAAGTGATGCTGATATACCCGGATCATACGGAGGAACTGACCGTGCCGATGAATCAGTCGCAGGTTGCGCTGGCGGAAGCTGTGGGTAAGCCAGCCCCATCGTTTGTTGTATTCAACTCGTCGGGACAGGGCTACGGTCTGTTTCCCGTAGATCTGGCCATGATACCCAAAGTAGGAACGCTTAGCAATCCGGTAACGCGGGCCGCGGCTTATATCAATCTATACGAGAACATGCTAGCGGGGTCGGTTATCCGACCGGCGCAACTGGCCGAACACTACCGTACGCTGCTGAGCCGGGAAACGGAGGAGTTGAACCTGCGCCTATTGACCGGTCAGCTCTCCGACATCGTCTGGAATTTCACCAGACCCGAAGACCGGCCGGCTTTAGCCACTGCCGTTGAACAGGACGCCTGGCAGGCGATGGAACACGTAACCGTTGCGGGCCGTAAAAAGCTGCTGTTTCGCCTGTATCAGAACATCGCGTTCAGTCCGCCAGCCCAGGAGCGGCTATATGCCATCTGGAGCGAGCAGAAAGCGCCCGAGGGCGTAACCCTTACCGAAGATGACTATACCGCGCTGGCCCTTGCGCTGGCCGTGCGCGACTATCCTGCCGACAATATTTTGCAGCGCCAGTTAGGACGGATTAAAAATCCGGATCGGAAAAAGCGTCTGGATATTATGATGCCTGCTCTATCAACCAACGTCTCGGAGCGCGACGCCTTTTTTGCTTCACTGGCTATGGAAGCTAACCGCGACCATGAAGCCTGGGTGACGGCCGCCCTGGGGTATCTGCACCATCCGCTGCGAGCGGAAACGTCGGCGAAGTATCTGCCCAAAAGCCTGGAGCTACTCGAAGAAATTCAACGCACCGGCGATATTTTCTTTCCCGAATCCTGGTTGCGGTCAACCCTTTCGGCCTACCAGACACCCGCTACAACCCAGCTCGTACGGCAGTTTCTGGCCAATCGGCCGGGCTATAACCCGCGCCTGCGGGCTAAGCTGCTGCAGGCAGCCGATGGGCCATTCCGGGCCAGCCGATTGCTCTATGAAACCCGGTAA
- a CDS encoding asparagine synthetase B: protein MKRHLLFLLVIWAVVGRVTSGWANSILIPMDDQQANHLKAYGIAYKVLKDDQEVDWLLNYRGGSFLIKQTSAFETECRVRGVSFEVLSDAKAASLRQQLADPDLNMNVVTLQKAAKIIVYSPIKVSPSEFENTDAVLLVLTYAEIPYEVVYDEEILKGELPKYDWLHLHHEDFTGQYGRNLHRQSLADIKAQEDIAKKYGFAKVSQMKLAVAKAIKEFCAGGGYLFAMCSGAETFDIALAAEGVDIVGSSYDGDGVDPDAQSKLDFSKSVAFENFTLEGDNGYRGYSTFSDINSTGGRGYDQPGGFFELFNFSAKWDVIPAMLTQNHESIIKEFMGQTTAFRKSAVKPSVLVMGEGKTSHRYLYGELGRGQWTFYGGHDPESVRGGGFRNPTDLNLHPHSPGYRLILNNVLFPSARKKKRKT, encoded by the coding sequence ATGAAACGGCATCTCCTTTTTCTTCTGGTTATTTGGGCCGTTGTCGGCCGGGTTACGTCGGGCTGGGCTAATTCCATCCTGATCCCGATGGACGATCAGCAGGCCAATCACCTTAAGGCCTATGGTATCGCTTATAAAGTGCTGAAAGATGATCAGGAAGTTGACTGGCTGCTGAACTATCGGGGTGGCAGCTTTCTGATCAAACAGACGTCGGCCTTTGAAACCGAGTGCCGGGTGCGGGGCGTTTCGTTCGAGGTCCTGAGCGATGCCAAAGCGGCTTCGTTACGTCAGCAACTGGCCGACCCGGACCTGAACATGAACGTGGTGACGCTTCAGAAGGCCGCCAAAATTATTGTGTACTCGCCAATCAAGGTCAGCCCCTCGGAGTTTGAAAATACCGACGCCGTGCTGCTGGTCCTGACCTATGCCGAGATTCCTTATGAGGTGGTTTACGATGAGGAAATTCTGAAGGGCGAGCTGCCTAAATACGACTGGCTGCACCTCCACCACGAAGATTTTACGGGGCAGTATGGCCGGAATCTGCATCGGCAGTCGCTGGCCGACATTAAAGCCCAGGAAGATATTGCCAAAAAATATGGCTTCGCCAAAGTATCGCAGATGAAGCTGGCGGTGGCCAAAGCGATCAAAGAGTTCTGCGCCGGGGGCGGGTACCTGTTCGCGATGTGTTCGGGCGCCGAAACCTTCGACATTGCCCTGGCGGCCGAAGGCGTGGACATCGTTGGCAGTAGCTACGACGGCGACGGCGTTGATCCTGATGCGCAGTCGAAACTGGACTTCAGCAAGTCGGTGGCGTTTGAAAATTTTACGCTCGAAGGCGATAATGGCTACCGGGGCTATTCAACTTTTTCAGACATTAACTCGACGGGCGGCCGGGGCTATGACCAGCCGGGGGGCTTCTTTGAGCTGTTCAACTTTTCGGCCAAGTGGGATGTCATTCCGGCCATGCTAACCCAGAATCACGAGTCGATCATTAAAGAGTTTATGGGTCAGACAACGGCCTTCCGCAAATCGGCCGTTAAACCGAGCGTACTGGTCATGGGCGAAGGCAAGACATCTCACCGATATCTGTATGGTGAACTTGGCCGGGGGCAGTGGACGTTCTACGGCGGTCACGACCCCGAGTCCGTGCGGGGCGGGGGCTTTCGAAACCCCACCGACCTGAATCTGCACCCGCACTCGCCCGGTTATCGATTAATTCTCAATAACGTCCTGTTTCCGTCGGCCCGGAAGAAAAAACGCAAGACGTAA